In a single window of the Planctomycetia bacterium genome:
- a CDS encoding HEAT repeat domain-containing protein, protein MLCSPFDRKRYPHIGWLFVFPIALAGAGCAKPLRSNLPVSEYPALRQNAIRFLADAAESDDPVLRMQAIEAFQEVAPAEGEAVLIKSADNAYAGVSFAALMALGTIRDGRAMEIIRTRAEDSDVSVRIAALFALHRLGDKRRTGELSDFLLNHPDARVRANAALAIGRLAEPQSTRLLRTALRRERKDAVKMQILEALAMLGDTHGIERLRFFGHSAVPDQSALALMLLANAQTHEAEELFRYRLEVADHPEIKLQAARGLGRLGYDDGLDLALAYLSFNSPDTGRRNDPPEQQIIRVRALAALALEAIGSPESMGALKAAFELPGQPARANVAVARALIRIIDRRGSRDNTGESPTLRAATEPGELTP, encoded by the coding sequence GTGTTGTGTAGCCCGTTTGACCGCAAGCGTTATCCGCACATCGGTTGGCTCTTCGTATTCCCGATCGCGCTGGCCGGCGCGGGATGCGCCAAGCCGCTCAGATCGAACCTGCCCGTCAGCGAATATCCCGCACTCAGGCAAAACGCCATTCGTTTTCTGGCGGATGCCGCCGAGTCTGACGATCCCGTACTGCGCATGCAGGCCATCGAGGCCTTTCAGGAGGTCGCGCCGGCTGAGGGCGAAGCGGTACTCATCAAGAGCGCTGATAATGCCTATGCCGGCGTCAGCTTTGCCGCGCTGATGGCGCTGGGCACGATTCGCGACGGCCGGGCGATGGAGATCATTCGCACGAGAGCCGAGGACTCGGATGTCAGTGTTCGGATCGCGGCGCTCTTTGCCCTGCATCGGCTTGGCGACAAGCGTCGGACGGGCGAACTGTCAGACTTTCTTCTCAATCATCCTGATGCCAGGGTTCGGGCCAATGCGGCGCTGGCCATCGGCCGCCTGGCGGAGCCGCAGTCTACGCGGCTGCTCCGCACCGCGCTGCGCCGCGAGCGCAAGGACGCGGTGAAGATGCAGATCCTCGAGGCCCTTGCGATGCTTGGAGACACGCACGGCATCGAGCGGCTGCGATTCTTCGGGCACAGCGCGGTGCCGGATCAGTCGGCCCTGGCGCTGATGCTCCTGGCAAACGCCCAGACGCATGAGGCGGAGGAGCTCTTTCGCTATCGCCTCGAAGTCGCGGATCATCCTGAGATCAAACTTCAGGCGGCACGCGGACTGGGCAGGCTCGGCTACGATGACGGACTGGACCTTGCGCTGGCTTATCTTTCGTTCAACTCGCCGGACACCGGACGCCGCAACGATCCGCCCGAACAGCAGATCATCCGGGTACGCGCGCTGGCGGCCCTGGCGCTGGAGGCGATTGGAAGTCCCGAGTCGATGGGCGCGCTAAAGGCTGCGTTTGAACTCCCGGGGCAACCGGCTCGGGCTAACGTGGCGGTCGCCCGTGCACTGATTCGGATCATCGATCGGCGAGGGTCCCGTGACAACACGGGCGAATCGCCCACGCTCCGGGCAGCGACAGAGCCGGGCGAACTGACGCCTTAA
- the lnt gene encoding apolipoprotein N-acyltransferase produces the protein MKIASGERFRAPARLVGAQAKIGSVKAVFILTGMSLGATWLIFPDVGWWWLAYACLVPWLVCVCTARRSALVYFTSWLFGLGYFAMNIHWMIPVTLPGYLALCGYYSLFFPLAAWPIRHMYQRHGVSVALTAPLVWVAVEYIRTIPPLSFPWLLLAHSQYLQITLIQISDLVGALGVTFIIVMVNGWLTDLLIQPILIWRSDQATRLPIGSLATLAVVLGALIYGAAQSSRKYFEPGPRVAVVQHDFPMYVDADHSDRTPIDSIMNGYLDLARQAAAKKPDLIVLPETAMQGFVNKEFLEAPAAELDEMQRRRYPPMFPKGYLLSMQGWSKRVRDSFQSLCDETGIPLILGSSSMEWKPSAVPPRVDVYNSAFLLMPDAKEPAARYDKIHLVLFGEYVPFRFTYRWAYDWLNGITPWGRLGIEYSLTPGEAYHAFEFPAASSGQRSFRAGVPICYEEIIPYIARNFTVVPGEPDRKNIDMLVTISNDGWFLHTSELEQHLAGAVFRAVENRIAIARSVNTGASAIIHPNGKIHARTTISEEKRKLLAKVDDVLRRLDGLARSLSNTAENQSDYLLAREAFGRTIGTDLRPALGRVGSEFSFLVERLEYLSRALAAASVSSRRAAAAELRDQISEDMETVQRWRSKPWTAPGFAVSDLKCDSRVTLYTRWGDWFPQAALVLAGMMILDWLLRRMWRAGRRPGSREAKSRVV, from the coding sequence GTGAAGATTGCTTCGGGTGAGCGATTCCGCGCTCCGGCGCGACTTGTTGGCGCACAGGCGAAGATCGGAAGCGTCAAGGCGGTTTTTATTCTGACCGGGATGAGCCTGGGTGCGACGTGGCTGATCTTTCCGGATGTCGGCTGGTGGTGGCTGGCCTACGCATGTCTGGTTCCGTGGCTGGTGTGCGTGTGCACGGCGAGAAGGTCGGCGCTGGTCTATTTCACGAGCTGGCTGTTCGGCCTCGGTTACTTCGCCATGAACATCCACTGGATGATCCCGGTCACGCTGCCGGGGTATCTGGCGCTATGTGGTTACTACTCGCTCTTTTTCCCGTTGGCGGCATGGCCGATTCGTCATATGTATCAGCGGCACGGCGTCTCCGTCGCGCTGACGGCGCCCTTGGTATGGGTCGCGGTGGAGTACATTCGGACGATTCCACCGCTCTCGTTTCCGTGGCTGCTGTTGGCGCATAGTCAGTACCTGCAGATAACGCTCATTCAGATCAGCGATCTGGTCGGCGCCCTCGGCGTGACATTCATCATTGTCATGGTCAACGGATGGCTCACCGATCTGTTGATTCAGCCGATTTTGATTTGGCGATCTGACCAGGCAACGCGTCTGCCGATCGGCAGTCTGGCGACGCTGGCGGTTGTGCTGGGGGCGCTCATTTACGGCGCGGCGCAGTCCTCCCGCAAGTACTTCGAGCCTGGTCCGCGGGTTGCCGTGGTACAGCACGACTTTCCGATGTATGTCGACGCCGATCATTCCGATCGCACGCCGATCGACTCGATCATGAACGGATACCTCGACCTCGCACGTCAGGCCGCGGCCAAGAAGCCCGACCTGATCGTCCTGCCTGAGACGGCGATGCAGGGGTTTGTGAACAAGGAATTCCTGGAAGCGCCGGCAGCGGAACTGGACGAGATGCAAAGGCGGCGATATCCGCCGATGTTTCCGAAGGGGTATCTGCTCTCGATGCAGGGTTGGAGCAAGCGTGTGCGGGACTCGTTTCAGTCGCTTTGCGATGAGACGGGTATCCCGCTGATTCTGGGGTCGTCGTCGATGGAATGGAAGCCGTCGGCCGTGCCGCCGCGGGTGGACGTGTATAACTCGGCATTCCTGCTGATGCCGGATGCGAAGGAGCCGGCGGCGCGATACGACAAGATTCATCTCGTTCTGTTTGGCGAATATGTTCCCTTTCGATTCACTTACCGCTGGGCCTACGACTGGCTTAATGGCATTACGCCATGGGGCAGACTGGGCATCGAGTATTCGCTGACGCCCGGTGAGGCTTACCATGCGTTTGAATTCCCCGCGGCGTCCAGCGGGCAAAGGTCATTTCGGGCCGGCGTGCCGATCTGCTATGAAGAGATCATTCCGTATATCGCCCGCAACTTCACGGTCGTTCCGGGCGAGCCGGATCGCAAGAACATCGACATGCTTGTCACGATCAGTAATGACGGCTGGTTTCTGCACACCTCCGAGCTGGAGCAACACCTGGCCGGCGCGGTCTTTCGGGCGGTTGAGAATCGTATTGCCATTGCCCGAAGCGTGAACACCGGGGCCAGCGCCATAATTCATCCCAACGGAAAAATTCATGCCCGAACGACCATTTCCGAGGAGAAGCGGAAATTGCTCGCGAAGGTGGATGATGTGTTGCGGAGACTGGACGGACTGGCGAGATCGCTTTCGAACACGGCGGAGAATCAGAGCGACTACCTCTTGGCGCGGGAGGCATTCGGTCGCACGATAGGAACCGATCTTCGACCGGCGCTTGGGCGAGTCGGAAGCGAATTCTCCTTCCTGGTCGAGCGCCTTGAATATCTGTCACGGGCATTGGCGGCGGCCTCCGTGTCGAGTCGCCGGGCCGCGGCCGCTGAGCTCAGGGATCAGATATCCGAAGACATGGAGACGGTTCAGCGCTGGCGCAGCAAACCGTGGACGGCGCCGGGTTTCGCCGTGTCGGACCTCAAGTGCGACAGCCGCGTGACGCTGTACACGCGATGGGGCGATTGGTTTCCCCAGGCGGCGCTCGTCCTTGCCGGTATGATGATCCTCGATTGGCTGCTGCGTCGGATGTGGAGAGCAGGGAGGCGACCCGGAAGCAGGGAGGCAAAATCTCGTGTTGTGTAG
- the mreD gene encoding rod shape-determining protein MreD, with the protein MRWIAFAIILYLVAALQSSVAPLLALHGVWPDFILITGVYFALVAKPSDARLACWITGLTADLLTLSYDGYSNVGIRAITMGFLAVLIVKMREFVFRESVWSQLFFTFVAKFAIESVAGLHMLYLVGRMDQLGELLVLASCEAAYTAALAPYGHWLLRQLRGPLGVGAVPRWA; encoded by the coding sequence ATGCGATGGATCGCCTTCGCCATCATTCTCTACCTCGTCGCCGCTCTGCAGAGCTCGGTCGCGCCGCTTTTGGCGCTGCATGGGGTGTGGCCCGACTTCATTCTCATCACTGGCGTTTATTTCGCCCTGGTGGCAAAGCCGTCCGATGCCCGACTGGCCTGCTGGATCACGGGGCTGACGGCTGATCTGCTGACGCTGAGCTACGATGGCTATTCCAACGTCGGCATTCGCGCCATCACGATGGGGTTTCTCGCCGTGCTCATTGTCAAGATGCGCGAGTTCGTGTTTCGCGAGAGCGTCTGGAGCCAGTTGTTCTTCACGTTCGTCGCCAAGTTTGCCATCGAGTCGGTGGCCGGGCTGCACATGCTTTACCTCGTCGGCCGGATGGATCAGTTAGGGGAGCTTCTGGTCCTGGCGTCGTGTGAGGCGGCCTATACCGCGGCCCTTGCGCCGTACGGTCACTGGTTGCTTCGGCAGCTTCGCGGGCCGCTGGGCGTTGGAGCCGTTCCTCGTTGGGCGTAA
- a CDS encoding alpha/beta fold hydrolase has translation MMIQATPEWKTAVITLVTLLGLTACSQAGQDTPQQTPIEVAETFAARLSSGDADSAYKLLDKNLAASLPPDKLRAAWGDVVIQSGGFEAFGTSRYSKQAGYDVVVIPSKFAKRMMNLTLTLNADRTIAGFKIEPAATNDGGYEPPEYDHPDRYEVASVEFGDEMWLVRGVLTLPRVEGRVPAVILVHGSGPHDEDMTLGPNKPLRDIAAGLSSQGIAVLRYPKRTYTYRLRLAAEGTVSVREEVIDDALEAIQYLHTRKEIDPQRIYLLGHSLGAALAPQIAAESGTLAGIILLAATPRDLTDVLLDQLKYIAELPSPRQEQNRRNYEETRKTLEVVRARKLDEGTMVLNVPISYWKELSAAVQEAFRHAKRLKCRMLFMNGGRDYQVTARDFDLYKDALKENPNASFKWYPELNHLFFPGKGKPTPQEYGEPGHVDKKVLNEIAQWIRR, from the coding sequence ATGATGATTCAGGCCACGCCCGAATGGAAAACTGCCGTCATTACCCTTGTGACCCTATTGGGTCTCACGGCTTGCTCGCAGGCCGGCCAGGACACACCACAACAGACACCGATTGAAGTCGCGGAGACATTCGCCGCCCGACTTTCGAGTGGTGACGCGGATAGCGCATACAAACTTCTCGATAAGAATCTCGCCGCTTCACTGCCCCCGGACAAGCTTCGCGCGGCATGGGGTGATGTGGTCATCCAATCGGGCGGGTTCGAAGCCTTCGGCACCTCCCGATATTCCAAACAGGCCGGGTACGACGTCGTCGTCATTCCGTCGAAGTTCGCGAAGCGCATGATGAACCTCACCCTGACCTTGAATGCCGATCGAACCATCGCCGGCTTTAAGATCGAACCCGCCGCGACAAATGACGGCGGATACGAGCCGCCCGAATACGACCACCCCGATAGATACGAGGTCGCGTCCGTGGAGTTTGGAGATGAGATGTGGCTGGTCCGTGGCGTACTGACTCTGCCGCGCGTCGAAGGCCGAGTGCCCGCCGTCATCCTCGTCCACGGCTCAGGCCCGCATGATGAAGACATGACCCTCGGCCCCAACAAGCCGCTGCGCGACATTGCCGCCGGCCTCTCATCCCAGGGGATTGCGGTCCTCCGCTATCCCAAGCGCACTTACACCTACCGTCTCCGTCTCGCTGCGGAAGGCACCGTCAGCGTGCGCGAAGAAGTGATCGACGACGCGCTGGAGGCCATCCAGTACCTCCATACTCGAAAGGAGATCGATCCCCAGCGCATCTATCTGCTCGGCCATAGCCTCGGCGCAGCGCTTGCCCCGCAGATCGCCGCCGAATCCGGCACCCTGGCGGGAATCATCCTTCTCGCCGCGACGCCGCGCGACCTCACGGACGTCCTGCTCGATCAGCTCAAGTACATCGCCGAATTGCCGTCGCCGAGACAGGAGCAGAATCGCCGCAACTACGAGGAAACGCGGAAGACGCTCGAAGTCGTTCGCGCCAGAAAGCTCGACGAGGGCACAATGGTGCTCAACGTGCCGATCAGCTATTGGAAGGAACTGTCGGCCGCCGTTCAGGAGGCTTTCAGGCACGCCAAGCGACTCAAGTGCCGCATGCTCTTCATGAACGGCGGCCGTGATTACCAGGTTACCGCCAGAGACTTCGACCTCTACAAGGATGCGCTCAAGGAGAATCCAAACGCCTCATTCAAATGGTATCCGGAGCTGAATCACTTGTTCTTCCCCGGCAAGGGTAAGCCAACGCCGCAGGAATATGGCGAGCCCGGTCATGTCGATAAAAAAGTATTGAACGAGATTGCTCAATGGATTCGCCGATGA
- a CDS encoding rod shape-determining protein RodA codes for MMTALFRLFPPLGWLILLSAVLLTTLGLLGVYAGEVEGEGPASQTIRQSAYLGAGLVGVLIIQMFGYRRIGRWSYTLFGVTLVLLVLLIVAQKVPMEPLIRARRNTYRWIELGPISFQVSEYAKLVYILALAYYLRFRTNYRTLSGLLGPFLLTLIPLGLILKEPDLGTSLLLLPTLFVMLYVAGAKLRHLGSIIAMGLIAAPLFYFSPLMNEYQRDRIRSLIKQDDSDAKWRLNAGYQLSQSKIALGSGRALGQGFSEGAFFKHHLLPEEHNDFIFAVLGNQWGFFGCMGVLACYLVIVASGLTIASMTTDPLGRLLAVGVCVLIAAQAIINIGMTVGLMPITGMTLPFVSMGGSGLLANYLAIGLLIDVGRRRPLDMGPKPFEFADE; via the coding sequence ATGATGACCGCGCTATTCAGGCTTTTTCCTCCGCTGGGCTGGCTCATTCTGCTGTCGGCCGTCCTGCTCACCACGCTCGGATTGCTGGGAGTCTACGCCGGCGAAGTTGAAGGCGAAGGTCCCGCGTCGCAAACAATCCGGCAGTCGGCCTATCTCGGGGCGGGGCTCGTCGGCGTTCTCATCATTCAGATGTTCGGCTATCGCCGAATCGGGCGATGGTCCTACACGCTCTTCGGCGTCACTCTCGTCCTGCTCGTGCTGCTCATCGTCGCGCAGAAGGTCCCAATGGAACCGCTCATCCGGGCACGCCGCAATACCTATCGTTGGATTGAGCTGGGACCGATCAGCTTTCAGGTGTCGGAATACGCCAAGCTCGTCTATATCCTGGCCCTGGCGTATTACCTGAGATTCCGCACGAACTATCGTACGCTGTCCGGCCTGCTTGGGCCGTTTCTGCTGACGCTGATTCCGCTCGGGCTGATTCTCAAGGAACCGGACCTGGGCACGAGCTTGCTTCTTTTGCCGACGCTCTTTGTCATGCTCTACGTCGCCGGGGCGAAGCTGCGGCATCTGGGCTCGATCATCGCGATGGGGCTCATCGCCGCGCCGCTCTTTTATTTCTCGCCGCTGATGAACGAGTACCAGCGGGATCGGATTCGCTCGCTCATCAAGCAGGACGACTCAGACGCCAAGTGGCGGCTCAACGCCGGGTATCAACTCAGTCAGTCGAAGATCGCTCTCGGCAGCGGGCGGGCACTTGGGCAGGGCTTCAGTGAGGGGGCGTTCTTCAAGCACCACCTCTTGCCGGAGGAGCACAACGATTTCATCTTCGCCGTGCTCGGCAACCAGTGGGGTTTCTTCGGCTGCATGGGTGTGCTGGCGTGTTACCTGGTGATCGTCGCGTCGGGGCTGACGATCGCTTCCATGACGACGGACCCCTTGGGGCGGCTGTTGGCCGTGGGGGTGTGCGTGCTCATTGCGGCGCAGGCGATCATCAACATCGGCATGACCGTGGGGCTGATGCCCATCACGGGCATGACGCTTCCATTTGTCAGCATGGGCGGCAGCGGGTTACTCGCGAACTATCTGGCGATCGGCCTGCTGATCGACGTGGGCCGACGCCGGCCGCTGGACATGGGGCCGAAGCCGTTTGAGTTCGCGGATGAGTGA